A region of bacterium DNA encodes the following proteins:
- a CDS encoding glycosyltransferase: protein VLFAPGDQAALGAALGRYLDDPELRARHGAAGRRRAVESFDVARVAERFLGYFAATE, encoded by the coding sequence CGTCCTCTTCGCCCCCGGCGACCAGGCCGCGCTCGGCGCCGCGCTCGGCCGCTACCTCGACGACCCGGAGCTCCGCGCGCGGCACGGCGCGGCCGGCCGCCGCCGCGCCGTCGAGTCGTTCGACGTCGCGCGCGTCGCGGAGCGGTTCCTCGGTTATTTCGCAGCGACCGAATGA
- a CDS encoding O-antigen ligase family protein translates to MRGCIARGAQAVLGVRRGRQATVVVASLLALTVLASIFAPLLLSAPGEVAAVVVLFIAGMACVHDLAAFLFVVLTVATNVFGLVDLNTNKAIGLPAYDVALTALFGLFVLSRVVRGDIPLRDRLATLPARLLLGLLAGIAGLIVYSSLNWGQTPWVSVRGAHDVVFYALGLFCLFVRIDERELRRCTRLFAAAGCIVALVPVLGFFFDLKTVLPGVRIDSYVVAGQRFFRTVPQGYFLLYIAFFLVFYQADLFRPAVRSTLLCLLGLAAALIGFRAGWLGLAGAVGWLALRDSRQSASTSARTLIQGGLVVALVAGCVWLTGSGSYIGGRVSVVSSDLAQDGRPLDTLGSLSTRMFQIHALGKIFSRQPVLGAGFVFGDGPAAGVAREFGLRFVSTNDVGWMDMLVRGGLVGAAYFVFAVAMLLRRLRALEDAPIGPFARAVRGYLWFCLIDMIGAAPFSCPTGVVPLVTLLGLLGASFPSAGAVRASKDGRQ, encoded by the coding sequence TTGTCGCGAGTCTTCTGGCTCTGACCGTTCTCGCTTCGATTTTCGCGCCGCTCTTGCTTTCCGCGCCCGGCGAGGTCGCGGCGGTTGTTGTTCTGTTCATCGCTGGAATGGCGTGCGTGCACGATTTGGCGGCATTCCTGTTTGTGGTGCTGACGGTTGCGACGAATGTGTTCGGCTTGGTCGATCTGAACACGAACAAGGCGATAGGGCTTCCCGCGTACGACGTTGCGTTGACGGCTCTCTTCGGCCTGTTCGTTTTGTCGCGCGTCGTGCGGGGCGACATACCCCTGCGGGACCGCCTGGCCACTCTGCCCGCGCGGCTTCTCTTGGGGCTGCTTGCCGGAATCGCGGGGCTTATCGTCTATTCATCCCTGAACTGGGGTCAGACCCCATGGGTCAGCGTCCGCGGCGCCCACGACGTCGTCTTCTATGCACTGGGCCTATTCTGCCTGTTCGTTCGTATCGACGAGAGGGAGCTCCGTCGGTGCACTCGGCTCTTCGCCGCCGCCGGTTGCATCGTGGCCTTGGTTCCGGTCCTTGGGTTCTTTTTCGACCTGAAGACTGTCCTGCCCGGCGTGCGGATCGATTCCTATGTTGTGGCGGGGCAGCGGTTCTTCCGCACGGTGCCGCAGGGCTACTTCCTCCTCTACATTGCCTTCTTCCTCGTTTTCTACCAAGCTGATCTCTTTCGTCCCGCGGTGCGCAGCACACTGCTGTGCCTTCTCGGTTTGGCTGCGGCTTTGATTGGGTTCCGGGCCGGATGGCTCGGTCTTGCCGGGGCTGTAGGTTGGCTCGCCCTGCGGGACTCGCGCCAAAGCGCTTCCACTTCGGCGCGAACGCTGATACAGGGGGGTTTGGTCGTCGCGCTGGTCGCGGGGTGTGTCTGGCTGACCGGCTCTGGGTCCTACATCGGCGGCCGTGTCAGTGTCGTGTCGTCCGACTTGGCGCAGGACGGCCGTCCCTTGGACACTCTTGGGTCCCTCAGCACGCGTATGTTCCAGATCCATGCGCTGGGGAAGATCTTCTCCCGCCAACCGGTTCTGGGGGCGGGTTTCGTGTTCGGAGACGGCCCCGCCGCGGGCGTGGCGCGCGAATTCGGGCTGCGCTTCGTTTCGACGAACGATGTCGGCTGGATGGATATGCTGGTTCGCGGCGGTCTCGTCGGAGCCGCGTATTTCGTCTTCGCCGTCGCCATGTTGCTTCGTCGCCTGAGAGCGCTGGAAGACGCGCCAATCGGGCCATTTGCGCGCGCGGTGCGCGGCTATCTGTGGTTCTGCCTGATCGACATGATCGGAGCGGCGCCGTTCAGCTGCCCGACCGGCGTCGTTCCACTGGTGACATTGCTCGGTCTGCTGGGCGCTTCTTTTCCCAGTGCGGGAGCTGTCCGCGCTTCTAAGGACGGTCGGCAGTGA